CTGTGAGCAGTTGCATTCACACATTAAACTCAGTCCTGACCATGAAAACCAGGGAAAGACATTGTTGATTAACAAATTTTTGTTTCAGTATCCTTCAGAAAAATACACGATACACGAATCGATCTACTGGATTTGCATTTTTGGACTAACCCTGAAATCACAGCgaatttgtattatttgttaATTACTAATAAGTACATAATTGTGTAATTGTAGTCTCTATGCACTCTATGATGGAAGGGCATATTTATTTCtacaaagtgtgttttcagacatcatttaaattgtttagtttagttattaAACTGGCTTtaccaccccaccccaccccaggGTCCATAGCATGGTGAATCTAGATGAGACCACCCTCTATGCAGGAATGGAGTATGGTGCGTACGTCACTTTTTAAGAACTATCGGATTATGAAAGTTTTGCTCACAATAGACATTTAGAGTGTAATATGTCTCTGTAATATCATCTCTGCCTGCAGACAAATCCAGAGAGAACTACAGAGACGCTATCTGTAGTGTGATGAGACATCTGCTGCGTAAGTGTTCACTTGCTTGTGGTCTCTTTGTTATACAACCACTTGCCTAACCAAGTTGTAGTTACATTGAGGCAAGTTCATGATACACTGTAAGTCACTGTCATGAATTCCTTTACCTCTTCTTGCAGATTACATCCTGGAGCACTCTGAAGATGACACCAagtctctcttctctgtcatcAAGGTGGGCAGGAAATTAATCTAACATTCAGTATACTGTTCAGTGTAAAATTACAAATTCTtcaaaaaaacagtaaagcagTGTGCAAGTTGTTAGATGCTCTGTGGTACATTGTTTAGACATGGGTGTCGCTTCTGTTATGTCAGTTATGTTTCTTGTCTTGAATGGCACTCTACAAAGCTCCAATCTAATCAGAATTTTTGACTGTGGTACATTGCAGATTATCAGTGACCTGTTGCACTTCAAAGGTTCTCACAAACATGAGTTTGACTCCCGCTGGAAGAGCTTCAACCTTGTGAAGAAATCAATGGAAAACAGAGTGAGACATTTTGTTGTACTTGGGTTACTTTTGAATGTCTTATTATGCACAGAAGGTGTTAAAAAGGATGGACTCTGTCCTTCAAAGCTGACATTACATGCATTCATAATAACCGATATTACATCTTATGTTTAAACCTGACCAATTTAAAGTGTGCAATGCCTTGCTGTTGTATTTCCAGCTTCACGGCAGAAAGCAGCACATCAGAGCTCTGCTAATAGACAGAGTCATGCTCCAACATGAGGTATCTCATTAATAGAGAAATAACCTTTTCAGATAACATtctattttaccatttttaactttgaatgttcatgttttatcaGCTGAGAAAGCTGACAATGGAAGGATGTCAGTACAGGAGTATTCACCAGGAGCTGATGAGAGATCTGTTGAGGCTTTCCACAAGTACCTACAGTCAAGTGAGTTCCACAGGGCACCCCCAAATATGCATTATCTGCATCTTATCAAACCATATAAtagctgttttgcttttgccATGTAATCACAGAAAATCCGTTGCACATCATAAATCAAAAAggcatttgactgttgttaaATAATACAGCTAAAGTAAATAATACAGCAACTGAGATGTCTTATTATGCTGCAGGTTCGTAGCAGAGCTCAAAATGTGTTGTTCACTGCACTGGGAACCTACAACTTCTGCTGTAGAGATCTGATCCCCCATGTCCTCGAGTTTCTCAACCCGGACAACAGCAGTGTCACGCAGCAGCAGTTCAAAGTATGACTTCCCTCTATGTCTGTGTTGTGCTCTTGAACATAGAAGCTcacaatttcacattttcaaaaattcaaatttccTCATCAGATGTTCTTATTCTCTGCTCGCCTCCAGGGTGCCTTGTACTGTCTTATGGGAAATCACAGTGGGGTGTGCCTGGCCAATTTGCATGACTGGGAGTGCATTTCTCTGACATGGCCTGCCATTGTACGCTCTGGCCTCAGCTCAGCCATGTCTCTGGAGAAGCCCTCCATTGTGCGGCTCTTCGACGACCTTGCAGACAAAGTCCATCGCCAGTATGAGACCATCGGCATCGACTTCTCTGTAAGAGTACTTTCGCAAATGGATCGTGGAATTGTGATAACTGCATACATATAGCAGAAGCTCACTAACTTAAAGACACATATCTTGAAATTTAGTGAGTTGAGCCATATCAAAGATTATTATCCTGTAATTTCCATTTTTGGTGAAATATTAAGCCATGGAATGCTCATCATCATGATCCATCCATATTTGGACAGATTATTTCTGatactatttttatttttttttttccctttagaTCCCCAGTGAGTGCTGTGCTGTGGCCAAACAACTTATGATAGCTGGAAAACCTTTTCCTGAGGACCCCGTTCTTTCAGatgaagaaacagcagagggCCTAAAGAGGCAGGAAATCAAGAGCTCTGAGTCTGTTGAGTAAGTTCacaccaacaacaaaacaaaaaaagtcatcaCTGTAACAAAGCTAACTTGAATATGGCTCTTCCTTGTTGAGCAGCTACTTTTGATTTAAAGTGACCTGACTTGGTCGCTCCAATTCAGTCATGGTCTTTTGTCctcacagaataaaataatattgaCGAATATTACATAAAATTGTAAGGATGATCTGCTTATTCTGCATGTAACCCTAGTGTGAGCAAGATAGGTTTGGTTGCATAACTGGTGCAAATACtaaatattgtacatttctTTAGGAAATACGAACGGCTCATAGGTGATCTGCTGGAGTGCATCAACAACAGGAACATGTAGGTCAATTTATGTAGGTCCTTTTCCTCAATTCATTTGAgttgagattattttttatataacaCCTGCTTTGTTTCACGTTCCAGGCCTTGGAAGTTCGAGCACATTGCAATCGGCTTCCTGTCATTGCTGCTGAGAGACGACCATCAACTACCACCAGCTGCCATTACGTTCTTTGTCAAAAGCCTCAACCACGACTCCCTCTATGTCCGCAAGGTGTGCCATACATACATTAAGAGACAAGCACTAATAGTGCTGTAATTCTTGAGCAGCATATGATTGTGTTCCAGTCTTTCCATCGGACATTTTGTCTGAATgtcttattttctccattaggTGGCAATATCAGCTGTGGCAGGgataatgaaacaaattaaGAGATCACATAAGAAAGTACCTGTCGGCCCTTCTGAGCTTTGTAAGTATCATAAAGTTTCTTTTGTCTAGTGTTCTTGTGTatgaacatttcagtttttatatctcattttctttctaattATAGTTCCTCAAAAATCTTCTCTTATCTTTGGTAGGTGGAGTGAAGGAGCTGAGTGAGATTGTAGCAGGAGACCGTCAGGACAACCAGTGGCTCCAGTATAACAGTAGCAGCCTGCCACGCACACAGAAGGACTGggatggctgtgtgtttgtggagaaGACTCACTGGGGATACTACTGCTGGCCAAGGTTCTTGTTTTATAGtgcttgttctgtttttatcttgtttgtttggtttcttgttacttttgctttcatttgtttctcttgATATATGTCAAAGAGtttctttcactctgtttttaaTGTTCAATGTTCTGCTTTAGAAAACTCATGATGTACGCACCAGTGGAGGAGCAGCCAAAACAGAACCTGAccagagaggaaatgacagaAGTTTGTGCTCAATCATACACATGTCGTCTGAAAAAATATAACAGCAGTGTGAAATGATGTTGACTGCATGaagttaaaattattttcatgcCCTTCCCAACAGCGGGAGCAGATCATCTTTGACCACTTCTCAGACCCAGTATTCATCAACCAGTTCATTGAGTTTCTCTCACTCGAGGACCGTAAGGGCAAAGACAAGTTCAGCCCTCGCAGGTTCTGTTTGTTCAAGGTAAGATTCCCTCAGATTAATGCAGTAATGCAGAAACCAAATAAAGTCaaccaataaaaacaaataatctgTTCCCTTGTCCCGCTCTTCCAGGGATTATTCCGCAATTTCAGCGATGCCTTTCTTCCCCTGCTGCGGCCGCACATGGAGCGCCTGGTGGCCGACTCTCATGAGAGCAAGCAGCGTTGTGTCGCGGAGATCATCTCTGGACTGATCAGAGGCTGCAAGCACTGGAGCTACTCAAAGGTATGTTTGGAACCTGCCTTTGAGTGGTGATGTGGCTCTTTGCAACAGTCTCTTGGCAGTACCACTCTTACAAAACTCAAATGGATTTATATAAGAGAAATTTTTACAGGAGTTCAAAGGTGCTTTCCAGAGCATACCATGTAAACAAGCCTGTACTTACACTACTTTTTACAGGTTGAGAGCCTTTGGGAGCTGTTGTGTCCGCTGCTCCGTACTGCCCTGTCCAACATCACAATAGAAACATATGCAGACTGGGGCACCTGCATTGCCACAGCCTGTGTAAGCTTTTCCTAAATATCCATCATATCTTTATGTTTCTATTGATTAAACTTGTGTTACTCATCCCTCCTTTCATATGACTGTTTTTGTCTCATACAGGAGAGCAGGGACCCACGCAAGCTGCACTGGCTGTTTGAGATGCTAATGGAGTCTCCAGTAAACGGAGAGGGGGGCTCCTTTGTCGATGCATGGTGAGTAGAAAGGTTGCCCTATGAAGCGGATGTTGATGTGACTGACAAACCCTGAGGATTGTGCTCTTTCTTTGCAGTCGTCTTTATGTGCTGCAGGGAGGCCTTGCTCAGCAAGAGTGGCGTGTCCCAGAGCTCCTCCACAGGTTGCTACAGTACCTGGAGCCTAAACTCACACAGGTCTACAAAAATGTGCGGGAACGAATTGGCAGGTGAGGTCCTTTTTATGCGCCTAGTGAATGTGAATGTACTGGGGGTACAGCTGAACATGCATGCAGTATTCAGCAAAGTACaaatagtgttttgttttttttctttcaatattATACAAATATTTAAGTATTTGTTTTTGGGAAGAAACTATAAAAATGTCCAGTAGCTTGTATTCCTCGTAATTTAATAATTAACTCCTGTTGTTAGCTCCATTGTCAATGTCAAAATTACTACTCAAGTTACCTCCATAGTTAGAAGTGTATTTTTGATCCCTCTTTTGTTGTCCCTCTCATGCTACCTCATGTGGCATTTGgatttggaaaacaaaacaagaggagaaGGTGCATGTTGTTGAGCctacatgttttgtgtgtgtgagtgtgcgtgtctCATCTTATCCTCTCTGATTTGGTGTCCTTCCAGCGTACTCACGTACATCTTCATGATTGATGTCAACTTGCCGTACACTCAACCGACGACCTCGCCACGCATCTCAGACTTCACAGAGCGAATTCTGTTGCAGCTGAAGCCTTTAACTGAGGGTGACGAGGAGATCCAGAACCACGTGGTGGAGGAGAACGAGGTGGGAGAGCAGGATGAGAGGACGCAAGCCATCAAGCTACTCAAAACAGGTGGGTCAAGGGTCTGTAATCCGATTCAGCCATTTCAGTGAATACTGCATATTCTAGGTGttaattttaaacagaaatcCTGTTGGATGTATGACAAATAGGAACAGAGGATCCTTCTTTGAACAAAAATATCTGTCTTCaaatgtctgcagtgctgaagTGGCTGATTGCAAGTGCTGGACGCTCCTTCTCCACTGCTGTCGCAGAACAACTACGGtttcttcccctcctcttcaAGGTGAAATGCTTATTTATTCTTCACCTTGATGAGCTCGCTTCATCGCTACCAATCATAATGTTTTTTCTCTTAATGCACACACCCATAACATATATTTCCTGCGAACCTCCTTCTGTCGCTTCCAGATTGCTCCTGTTGAGAATGATGACAGTTACGATGAACTGAAGAGGGATGCAAAGACCTGCTTGTCCCTGATGTCTCAGGGACTCCTTTACACAGAGCAGATTCCTATGGTCCTCAATGCCCTGCAGGAGGTGAGTTATCTGGCAGCTGTGGCTGTTATTCCACTTTTCACTCTGCTTTTAACATCCTCCCACTTTATAACCCATTAGATTAGAAAACAGATTCAAATGGAATGAATGAAATTTTCATGGATTCATCTCATCCCATTTTTATGAACACAAGATCTCAGGAATACTTCTTTTCTCCAACTTTGGCACAAACATCCGCTTAGACCTACTGTgaaatttattgtatttaatatttgattatattattgatgttattttgtttattataatttaatattattaattcATTGATAATTTCATGATTTTACAATCTTGCGTCCTGTGATTGCACAGATCTTCTGTGttgctgggttgaagatgtgtgagAATCAcccacattttagaatttgtcactttttgtgtttcatcACAGTCAACTTTATTGACCAAGCATTTGAACAGTTACAagaaatctgtgtttttgtttctctcagtgaaCTTACACATTCATAGATTGTGGTCCACCATTAGCTCTTTGGTTTTTCTGATATTGAACTTCAGGTGATTGTTATTGCACCATGTTACAAACTGTTGTCAGTCTAATGTAAGGAAAAAGATCAGTTGGAGCCAATAAATACCACTTTCTACTGCAGAGTCTTTTGACCtggaaatgaatgttaatgttagtGGTGGATATTGTCCAGTTTGAAAGAGGTACAAATGAGAGAGCCTGAGAAAGGGGACTGTGAAACTATTCTGGAGTATTCTCTGGTGATTTTCTGCTACACAACTGATTGAATTAATGTAacaaatttcatttcacatgaaCATAAAGAGAAATTAACATAATTAGTTAATTAAGTAGTGATTAGAAACAGTTCCAAGTTGTGGATTTGTATGACACAGATGCAGAGATTGTTCTTCCTCACAAATTATGATTAAGCTGTTTTAACCCATTTGATAATAAactcattttcaaataaaagagcagcttcattaaaaaaaataaataaataaataaagacaaagacaaacctAAATGGTATGCTAATCCAGGGCATGGTCTGTTCCTCTTGTGGAATAAGTGCTTACAGAGTGTTACTGATGTGGAGTGGGTTTGTCGCTTTGTGTTGCAGATTGCTGGCAGCAGCTCCTGGCACGCTCGCTACACTGTGCTCACATACCTCCAGATTATGGTTTTCTACAACCTGTTCACCTTCATGAGTGACCAGAAAGCTGTGAATGATGTCCGCGCGGTGGTCATACGACTGTTGGAGGACGAGCAGCTGGAGGTAAAAACAACCATTCACTCCCAACTCTTTGAATCATTCAGGACAGAAAGCTGCAGCATGTAGTCAGTCTGTCATAAGCATCTCTGGAAGATGGTTGAAAGATGAACACACATGACAGTACGATTATATAATATTCTCCAAGCTATTAGCCATTACATGCTTGTTTATGCTAGCAGGCGCTCTCACTGTCTTTCAGCCTCACTGTAGTGATTCAGCACTCTTCCTCCTGGCTCTCcactctcttctcctctctgctcctctaGCTGTTGCTATGGAAACCATGGGCTGCAGTAATCTGTTGCTATGGAGATAATGTCcagatggagggaggatgaGAGCAAGAGGGATGGAGTAGAGACAAAGGAAAAGTGGGGAATGGATGAAAGTAGCCATTTTTATTTGGCCTCTTAAACCTACACCTGATTTATACGACTTGGCTGTATTAGATTTCTTTATTGAACACATTTCTTCAGAATCGCCTTgattaaacaaatacatattcACAGAATTTGACGGGTGTCGAGATACATTTTATCCTTGCAGttgctcctttcttttttctacaTTATTAAGTAACCTATGCCACACAATACATGAAGCCTAACTCACGAGGAACTATTTTCCTTACCCAATTTGCTCTGGTGGTGTTCCTGTTTAATTGAAGAAACCTTTTCTCTTGAGAATGTTGCTGGTGTCATAAGATCTGCACAATAGCCATTTAAAAGTTAACATGGGAATAAAGGCACATAATGTGCAACAGGccattttatctcattttatagagaagcatgcacacacacatccacatcacaCCCCCAGTTCCCAGCTGGTTGGCTGTTTCCATCCAGCTGGCCACTGTGCACACTTGTGCAACACCCTCCTTACTGACAGTGTTGCTGTGGTGTGTCTTATACAGTGCAGCCAGAGTTTATCAGTCTGAGGCTTGTGTGTTAGTTTGGGCATTTACAAAAATAGGCAGATGAAGGCCAGACTACTTCATAGAAGTACTATGAAAAAGGCAGGTAGATACAGCCTacatatttgatttgttgtgttttaaatgtattgtcACATTTTAGTAGTAAGAAAATATAGTAAATCAACCAAAATGAAATAGATCagatttgtttaaataaaatacttggAAATTCAGAGCACCATCTTGCTAAGAAGGGCTTCTCATTGCAGCAAGTTTTTGATTTCAGGACACACTGGCAGCAAGTTTGAGAATAATCAGCTTTTTAATTGATATATTCAGCTGGACCATCATAAAAGTTGTTGCTGTAGTTTATACTGCATTGAAGAACTTCAGTTTcccattttctctctgcctttgtttttagGTAAGAGAAATGGCTGCCACAACACTCAGTGGCTTCCTCCAGTGCAATTTCCTGTGCATGGACGCCCCCATGCAGGCTCATTTTGAGGCGCTGTGCAAGACTCGCCTGcccaagaagaggaagagggagctCGGCTCTATAGTGGACACTATACCCTCTGCTGGTAAGGAACCAGAGCTAACTACCCTAGAATATGTGATGACACActccctgtgctgctgtctgtcattttaagGGAATCCCTCCTGTTGTCTTTTTGTAGACCTGGTGCGGCGGCATGCTGGTGTTCTCGGGCTAAGTGCTTGTATTCTCTCCAGTCCGTATGATGTGCCCACCTGGATGCCCCAGCTGTTGATGGACCTGAGTGCTCACCTCAATGACACACAGCCCATTGAAGTATGCATGATCACCTcgcattgttttttttgttttttttcaaatttcctATCATGTTATCAACAAAGTGTGTGCAGTGTAGCCATAACTTGCATTCGTTTCCAGATGACTGTGAAGAAAACTCTGTCAAACTTCCGACGGACTCACCATGACAACTggcagcagcacaagcagcagtTCACAGATGACCAACTGCTGGTCCTGACTGACTTACTGGTCTCCCCCTGTTACTATGCCTAACCTGGTAAACCATTTTAACTTCGCACTCTTTTTGAAACATAAATATCACTGAACATGTTCACAAGCACACCCAAAAGACATTTAGCTCAATTATCATTGATTAATGAATACTGTCGAAATAATTCTGCCGAAGGGATCGTTTTATAGGAAAAACAGAGAACTCCTTGAGCCACCTTTTTAACAgttatgtttctttgtgtttcacttgtaTCAGTTTGGGACAAGCCCAGATTTACAGATACCAGCCTGcattgaggaggaggagactcAGATTTGCAACAGATGAAAGACACAGCATCACCCTGGACAAAGAGTGGCACACAAAGCTGTTGAGTTGTGACACACAGAAGGATTGAAAAagttgtgtatttatgtatttagcTCATTTACATTTCTACTATACTTAATATTTAAGGATCAATCATAGCAGGGATGAATGACCTGCAGTTTGTAACATTACTGTacagtttttggtttgtttgtgtgcatgtgcacgggtgtatgcgtgtgtgtgtgcgtgtgtatggGATGCTTGAAGACATCTGCCAGTGTCCCACACATTTCTCAGGATTTCTATCAAAAGTATCAACTCTGAGCCAACACACTGTCCAGTGTAGGACACACTCTTTACACTCTTACAATAGTGAAGTGAAGTTTGTCACAGGCCACAGAGAATTGATTACTGAAGAACTGTTCTCTTTGGTTTAGACTTACACCTGCAACACACAatgtttgtgtggctgtttgcTCTATGTGTGATTATATGCATCATGTATGTATATGACATGGAATAGCAAATATGcacaaacatatttatttatttattttactttgttttttccttgaAGTGATAAGTTTTAATTTCTGATATTTAGTAGATGGCTGAGCTTTTAGCAGTGGAGCCCATTGTCATCTACTCtcacagagacagggagagggcaTGCTCCCCACCAACCACCCCCACCGCTGTGCTGTGTGACGCGTTTGCTATGAGGACCCGAGCACAGTTTGATCACACTTTCATGTGTGTCGGTACAAGAAAATAACCAAAATGCCTGTCCATAATTGCGACTTCTTCTCTCATCCCCGGTTAAATTTTTCTAAACCCAGtgagattaaattaaattactgttATGTATGTTTCCCCCCCCTGATGACTTGAAATCAGTCTAAGCATTGAAGCATTTAGTACCTCATTTATGTATAGTGTAGTGCcaaaactgcagtgtgtttttttttctttttttagatgTACTGTTTGCTTATTGAATGAGatgacaataaaatgtttgttacAAAACCcgtgtttaatgttttttgttttttttaaatgttgtatttgcAATACATGCAGTAAACTGCACTGTGCCAGCAATAAGGTGATATGTTTTTAtaacttaaacttaaattttTAGAAAAGCGATATTACTATGAGCCTGCTGCTGAAGATACGCCATCTTGGCCCTCCATGGCACATTATGGTAACATGAACAGGCAACATAAAGTCCCTGTAAGTCGCCCTGTTTAGATATTTGTCATACAGGCTATGCTAAAATACACCTAATGAGACCGTTAGTTTTCGCAAAAGCCACagtatggagaaaaaaagaaaaagatttgttGTCAGACTGCGGTATAATGATTTCTTTAAAGACTCAGAAGAAGTATGTGAgtgccaaaaacaacaaagaagtcctttcttgctctgtttttttgCACAAGTAGTGAGAAATGAGTTGTTACAGGTGCACTACTTGAATGCAGTGGTTTTGCTCATGCTCAGATACGTAGGCAGTGACTTCATACTCATTTTTCAGCGCACGTCCAGTGGCCGTCGCTCCTGTAAAAGAATGGATACATCGCCAAAAGAAAACGAATATGCGATCATGTGTTTGTGATACGGACACGCAGGGAAACGTATTTAATGTCAGCGTTTGTCAGAGGACTCATCTGATTCGGATGATTTGCTGTTAAAATACGTCTTTTCTTTGCCGTAGCCGTGATGCGTTCACTTACGAtataatttctttaaaatggCCATGGACTACCAAAGGATGAAGATGACGGACGCACGATCGATTACAGGTAGTGGGTTGTATTTTATCATCCTTGGTAGAAATTAGCCAAGCTTGAAATCTAGATACATTTTGAAAACGATTATGTACATATTTCCTCTGGATTTCAGCAGGCgccgtgagtgtgtgtgtgtgtgtgtgtgtgtgtagggggagAGGGGGATGTAGGTATAATTGGCCATATGCAGTGGTGCATAGCTATAGCCTACTGTAGATTGTGTCCATCACGTAGCGCGTCACAGCTTCTTATTAAATATGTGCCTGTTTACACTCCATGGTAATTTAACAATGCACTGCACCCTTCAATTAgctgtgaatgtaaatgtgagctaCTGCTTGGTATAATAGCTAATATGTGACTGTATCCTTTGTAGCTCTCTACCAAGGTGGCAGCAATGGTGGAGGCAGCAGATACTGTGATCATCATGTGCTCCTTCATGGAGGAATAATGTTGAAATCGATGACTTTGGGGTCGTTATAAACCGTTAAAAGTACAATGAACACCACTGTTACACCATCAGACCTGGTGGACGTGCCAAGACAGCAGAACTTCAATGGCACCCTGGGCACCCACACCCCATCAGGCTGGGCCGTGATCCACACTGCTACATTGACCTtttgctccctcctcctcatcttcatcttctgcCTGGGCTCTTACGGCAATCTTGTGgtgtttctgtccttttttgACCCAGTGTTTCGCAAGTTCCGCACTAACTTTGACTTTATGATCCTCAATCTGTCCTTCTGCgatttgttcatttgctgcGTGACTGCTCCCATGTTTGCTCTGGTGCTCTTCCTGGATGCGGGTGGAGGGGATGGTGTGTCGAAGAGCTTCTGCTTTGCCTTCCACTTGACCAGCTCGGGCTTCATCATAATGTCCCTGGAGACGGTAGCCGTCATTGCTTTGCATAGACTGCGCATGGTTTTGGGGCAGCAGCCCAACCGCACCGCCTCCTTCCCCTGCACACTGGCTCTCACTGCCCTGCTGTGGACATCCAGCTTCACCATGGCCGCCCTCCTCACCATGCGAGCGTACCCACGTAGAGATGGACCCTGTTTGCCCCACTTTGGCCTTGGAGGTGGACAGGCCCGGGTTGTGTTGTATGTGTACCTGGCAGACTTTGCCTTCTGCGTTGCTGTGGTGTCTGTGTCCTATCTGATGATTGCTCAGACACTGAGAAAGAATGCACGAGTGAGGAAATGCCCCATCATCACGGTGGATGCCACAtgtccaccacctccacctcctctcatTGCAGCAGGCTTTGAGAGCATGCAGTGTGCTGTTCAAGGCCCCTCTCTGTACCGTAACCAGACTTACAACAAACTGCAGAATGTTCAGACACACTCTTATGCCAACAAGACCAGCCAGCCTCTGGTTCCAGGTGCTGCCCAAGGAGCCAcctgctgtcagctgctgtcTACAGTCAACTTGGCCACGGCCAAAGACTCCAAGGCAGTTGTCACCTGTGTAGTAATAGtgttctctgtgctgctctgctgcctgccCATGGGAGTTTCACTGGCACAGGATGTTTTGTCACCAGAAAGTAGCTTTGCACATTACCAGTTTGAACTGTGTGGttttgtgctcatttttctCAAGTCAGGCATCAATCCATTTGTGTACTCGCGTAACAGCGCAGGCCTCCGCCGCCGCGTGCTGTGCTGTATCCAGTGGGCAGCACTGGGCTTTCTCTGCTGCAAGCAAAAGACACGCCTGCATGCAATGGGGAAGGGCAGCCTGGAAGTCAATCGCAATAAGTCCTCCCATCATGAGACCAACTCGGCCTATGTACTGTCACCCAAGCCACAGAGGAGGCTTGTAGACCAGGCTTGTGGCCCCAGTCACTCCAGGGATTGTGCGGGTAGTCCAAAGGCCACAGGCGGGCGCAAACCTCGGCCCCCGAGTACCTCTACACCCATCAACACCCGCATCGAGCCCTACTACAGCATATACAACAGCAGTCCCTCTGCAGGGCCCAGCTCCCCTACTAGCCTGCAGCCTGTCAGCT
This region of Scatophagus argus isolate fScaArg1 chromosome 10, fScaArg1.pri, whole genome shotgun sequence genomic DNA includes:
- the gpr75 gene encoding probable G-protein coupled receptor 75; the protein is MNTTVTPSDLVDVPRQQNFNGTLGTHTPSGWAVIHTATLTFCSLLLIFIFCLGSYGNLVVFLSFFDPVFRKFRTNFDFMILNLSFCDLFICCVTAPMFALVLFLDAGGGDGVSKSFCFAFHLTSSGFIIMSLETVAVIALHRLRMVLGQQPNRTASFPCTLALTALLWTSSFTMAALLTMRAYPRRDGPCLPHFGLGGGQARVVLYVYLADFAFCVAVVSVSYLMIAQTLRKNARVRKCPIITVDATCPPPPPPLIAAGFESMQCAVQGPSLYRNQTYNKLQNVQTHSYANKTSQPLVPGAAQGATCCQLLSTVNLATAKDSKAVVTCVVIVFSVLLCCLPMGVSLAQDVLSPESSFAHYQFELCGFVLIFLKSGINPFVYSRNSAGLRRRVLCCIQWAALGFLCCKQKTRLHAMGKGSLEVNRNKSSHHETNSAYVLSPKPQRRLVDQACGPSHSRDCAGSPKATGGRKPRPPSTSTPINTRIEPYYSIYNSSPSAGPSSPTSLQPVSSQTFAFAKSYVAMHYHTHQDALQDYESTSVHQIPIPSV